In Halobacillus amylolyticus, the following proteins share a genomic window:
- a CDS encoding aldehyde dehydrogenase family protein, with product MRNQLKHYINGEWVESTGSEIEEVINPATEEVMGKISLGTKEDLDKAVKAARAALPAFSRTKKEERVEMLERIAAEYEKRKEDLIEVMTDELGAPLSISEKVHYKMGYAHFSQAAESLKEFSFTEERGNHTLVKETVGISGLITPWNFPTNQTSTKIASAFAAGSPVILKPSELTPFAAIILTEIFEAAGVPKGVFNLVNGSGEVIGDGISSHPDIDFVSFTGSVGVGQKVMENAAKTIKNFALELGGKSPLVVLEDADLEQAARSAVTHIAMNTGQVCSAATRILVPSSIKESFEEAVQHVLPEFPVGDPRKENFVGPLVAKKQWDRVQSYIEKGIEEGATLIAGGKGKPEGIEKGYFARPTVFTDVKNNMIIAQEEIFGPVMSIITYETIDEAIEIANDTVYGLAGYVVGEDPELLRKVATSIRAGRITVNDKGKDFSAPFGGYKQSGIGREWGDFGIEEYLETKAILGLPS from the coding sequence ATGCGTAATCAATTGAAGCATTACATTAATGGGGAATGGGTTGAATCAACGGGTTCTGAAATAGAAGAGGTCATTAATCCAGCGACGGAAGAAGTTATGGGTAAAATTAGCCTTGGAACGAAGGAAGATTTGGACAAAGCTGTAAAGGCAGCACGCGCAGCACTTCCTGCTTTTTCACGAACAAAAAAAGAAGAGCGGGTAGAAATGCTCGAAAGAATTGCCGCTGAGTACGAGAAGCGTAAAGAGGATCTGATTGAAGTCATGACGGATGAGTTAGGCGCTCCTTTGTCCATCTCAGAGAAAGTTCATTATAAAATGGGCTATGCACACTTTTCACAAGCTGCCGAATCTCTTAAGGAATTCTCATTCACTGAGGAGCGCGGCAATCATACTCTCGTGAAAGAAACGGTAGGAATCAGTGGGCTTATTACACCATGGAACTTCCCAACAAACCAAACGTCAACTAAGATTGCCAGTGCTTTTGCGGCAGGCAGCCCGGTTATCTTAAAACCATCTGAACTGACGCCGTTTGCCGCGATTATTTTGACGGAGATTTTTGAAGCTGCTGGCGTGCCAAAAGGAGTCTTTAATCTCGTGAACGGTTCAGGAGAAGTAATCGGAGACGGCATTAGCTCCCACCCTGACATTGACTTCGTTTCCTTTACAGGTTCAGTGGGCGTCGGACAGAAGGTTATGGAAAATGCTGCGAAGACAATTAAGAACTTTGCACTCGAACTAGGAGGCAAATCACCCCTCGTCGTGCTTGAGGATGCGGATCTAGAACAAGCAGCAAGATCAGCTGTGACTCACATTGCAATGAATACAGGTCAGGTGTGCTCGGCAGCTACACGTATCCTTGTTCCTTCCTCCATTAAGGAATCTTTTGAAGAAGCGGTTCAGCATGTACTTCCAGAGTTTCCTGTTGGGGATCCGCGTAAAGAAAACTTCGTTGGTCCACTTGTTGCCAAAAAGCAGTGGGATAGGGTTCAATCCTATATTGAGAAAGGCATTGAAGAAGGTGCCACACTAATTGCTGGTGGGAAAGGTAAACCAGAAGGCATTGAAAAAGGTTACTTTGCAAGACCAACTGTCTTCACGGATGTGAAAAATAACATGATCATTGCACAGGAAGAAATCTTTGGTCCAGTCATGTCGATCATCACCTATGAAACGATAGACGAAGCGATTGAGATTGCCAACGATACTGTTTATGGATTAGCTGGTTATGTAGTTGGTGAAGATCCAGAGCTTCTTCGCAAAGTGGCGACAAGCATTCGTGCCGGTCGAATCACGGTCAATGATAAGGGGAAAGATTTCTCCGCACCATTTGGCGGCTATAAGCAGTCAGGTATTGGTAGGGAATGGGGCGATTTCGGCATCGAGGAGTACCTCGAAACAAAAGCGATTCTAGGCCTCCCTTCATAA
- the tatC gene encoding twin-arginine translocase subunit TatC, with protein sequence MTKHEMDLIGHLSELRKRLIIVLGSFILFFILAFMYVKEIYRWLSKDIDVTLAVLGPSEILWVYLMIACVVSISGTIPIVAHQIWLFVRPALTPKEQKVTLAYIPALFILFLVGISFGYFVIFPIVFDFLLSLSEDMFYTFFTTEKYFRFMLHMTLPFGFLFELPVIIMFLTSLGVLNPYRLQKIRKYAYFVLVLIAVLITPPDLLADILVVVPMLFLYECSVLLSKVVYKRKQKLSVAA encoded by the coding sequence ATGACAAAGCACGAAATGGATCTTATCGGACATTTAAGCGAATTGCGCAAACGACTAATCATTGTCCTCGGCTCATTTATTCTGTTTTTTATTTTGGCATTTATGTATGTAAAAGAGATCTACAGGTGGTTGAGTAAAGATATCGATGTCACACTGGCTGTTCTTGGACCTAGCGAAATTCTTTGGGTATATTTAATGATCGCCTGTGTCGTCTCAATATCCGGCACAATCCCGATCGTCGCCCATCAAATCTGGCTGTTTGTTCGGCCCGCCCTTACCCCTAAAGAGCAAAAAGTAACGCTAGCTTACATTCCAGCGTTATTCATCCTGTTCCTTGTCGGTATTTCATTTGGCTACTTTGTGATCTTTCCCATTGTTTTTGATTTCTTGCTTTCTTTATCAGAGGACATGTTTTACACCTTTTTCACAACAGAGAAGTATTTCCGCTTTATGTTACATATGACCCTGCCCTTCGGATTTTTATTTGAACTTCCTGTCATCATTATGTTTTTGACTAGCCTTGGTGTATTAAACCCGTACAGACTTCAGAAAATCAGGAAGTATGCCTATTTTGTGCTAGTTTTAATTGCTGTCTTGATTACACCGCCAGATCTATTGGCAGATATATTAGTTGTGGTTCCTATGCTATTTTTATATGAATGTAGTGTCTTGCTGTCTAAAGTGGTGTATAAACGCAAACAGAAGCTCTCGGTCGCGGCATAG
- a CDS encoding PhoX family protein: MDRRRFLTYMGSGTAALAVASTGISAAGSKKGHGQGPPHKGHGKPLTAPFKSIERTWDNDLVLPKGYHYNIVASYGDVINSKGETFGDSADLTVYFPIDSLEGGNSSEDGVIWVNHEFPEPEHYMNMLGINPESFDSFNLKNYPKLLNMQKESVGGSVIRVTKEDGQWKLVQDDQYNRRVTAKTPIKLTGPAAGSKAVKGATTVEGTLGNCSGGRTLWNTALSCEENTFYADDYGWPNFTDEHYGWVVEVDPFNPNRPIHKHTALGRFAHENAAMGLTKDGRVVVYMGDDKRDEFFFKFISDKTYNSSSREANFNLLEKGTLYVADLGNQKWIALDYDNNEDLQTYKKYGETFFKNQADVLTYARDAARAVGATPLDRPEDVEINPEDGSVFLSLTNNSDHGNFYGQIVRFEPAKEDHGSLEFTFQVFVAGGRESGITCPDNLHFDSKGNLWVVEDFAATEDNVYSEYKNCGAFMIPTDGKNFGEPFQFASGPVGSEVTGPWLTPDERTLFLDVQHPATWNQHPGYEFGRSCLVTVEGGKFNK, encoded by the coding sequence ATGGATCGTCGTAGATTTTTAACCTATATGGGGAGTGGTACAGCTGCTTTGGCTGTCGCTTCTACAGGAATAAGTGCTGCAGGCTCCAAAAAAGGCCATGGTCAAGGGCCGCCCCACAAAGGACATGGCAAACCTCTCACGGCTCCGTTCAAATCTATTGAGCGTACATGGGACAATGATCTCGTTCTGCCAAAAGGGTACCACTATAATATCGTTGCTTCCTATGGTGATGTCATTAACTCTAAAGGAGAAACATTTGGGGATTCTGCAGATCTTACAGTCTATTTCCCCATTGATAGTTTAGAAGGTGGCAACAGTTCAGAAGACGGTGTGATCTGGGTCAACCATGAATTTCCTGAACCTGAGCATTACATGAACATGCTAGGCATAAATCCGGAATCCTTTGACTCTTTTAATTTGAAGAACTATCCGAAACTATTAAACATGCAAAAGGAATCAGTAGGCGGATCTGTCATCCGAGTTACGAAGGAAGATGGCCAATGGAAACTTGTCCAAGATGATCAATATAATCGTCGTGTTACCGCCAAAACTCCTATCAAATTAACAGGTCCCGCTGCCGGAAGCAAAGCCGTCAAAGGTGCAACAACGGTAGAAGGAACTCTTGGCAACTGCAGTGGTGGGCGCACACTATGGAATACCGCCCTTTCCTGTGAAGAAAATACATTCTACGCCGATGATTACGGCTGGCCAAATTTCACGGATGAACATTATGGCTGGGTTGTTGAGGTTGACCCATTTAATCCAAATAGACCCATACATAAACATACGGCACTTGGACGTTTCGCGCACGAAAATGCCGCTATGGGACTAACGAAAGACGGCAGAGTCGTTGTCTACATGGGTGATGATAAGCGCGATGAATTTTTCTTCAAATTTATTAGTGACAAAACGTACAATTCTTCCAGCCGTGAAGCCAACTTTAATCTATTAGAAAAAGGAACACTGTACGTAGCGGATCTAGGCAATCAAAAATGGATAGCTCTTGATTATGATAATAATGAGGATTTGCAAACCTATAAAAAATATGGGGAGACCTTCTTTAAAAATCAAGCAGATGTGCTAACTTATGCGCGTGATGCGGCGCGTGCAGTAGGAGCAACCCCGCTTGACCGTCCAGAGGATGTGGAAATTAACCCTGAAGATGGCAGTGTGTTCCTTTCATTAACGAATAACTCAGATCATGGAAACTTCTATGGCCAAATTGTTCGCTTCGAACCTGCCAAGGAGGATCACGGCAGCCTTGAATTTACGTTCCAGGTATTTGTAGCAGGTGGACGCGAATCTGGAATTACTTGCCCTGATAACCTTCACTTTGACAGCAAAGGAAACCTATGGGTCGTAGAAGACTTCGCAGCTACAGAGGATAACGTTTACTCTGAATATAAGAATTGCGGTGCCTTCATGATCCCAACTGATGGAAAGAACTTTGGAGAACCATTCCAATTTGCTTCAGGACCTGTTGGCAGCGAGGTCACAGGCCCATGGCTGACTCCAGACGAGCGTACACTATTTTTAGATGTACAGCATCCTGCCACCTGGAATCAACACCCAGGATACGAGTTCGGACGTTCTTGTCTTGTGACCGTTGAAGGGGGAAAATTCAACAAATAG
- a CDS encoding beta-galactosidase, with the protein MIVISAVNSYIYREYGVPVTRELVRPCQNEKEIIVWQIDNEFGQFPRNKYCYLYPSNLPKEKATVTPLSVTGCNSLLCRDRELLFAFIHHFRQQDTTFI; encoded by the coding sequence GTGATCGTCATCAGTGCTGTCAATTCTTATATCTATAGGGAGTATGGCGTCCCCGTCACCAGAGAACTCGTTCGTCCCTGCCAAAATGAAAAAGAAATCATCGTATGGCAAATTGATAACGAGTTCGGCCAATTTCCTAGAAATAAATATTGTTATCTTTATCCTTCAAATCTTCCAAAAGAAAAGGCCACCGTTACTCCTCTTTCCGTAACCGGATGCAACTCATTACTATGCCGCGACCGAGAGCTTCTGTTTGCGTTTATACACCACTTTAGACAGCAAGACACTACATTCATATAA
- the tatA gene encoding twin-arginine translocase TatA/TatE family subunit yields MLQNIGIPGLIIILVIALIIFGPSKLPEMGRAFGTTLKEFKKSTQDLMSDDKEDKEDKVDKEQQAASSEQKEKQSTN; encoded by the coding sequence ATGCTTCAAAATATTGGAATACCTGGTTTAATTATCATTCTCGTAATTGCGTTGATCATTTTCGGACCGTCTAAACTTCCAGAAATGGGACGAGCATTTGGAACGACTCTAAAGGAATTTAAAAAGTCTACGCAAGATTTAATGTCTGATGATAAAGAGGATAAAGAGGATAAAGTCGATAAAGAGCAACAAGCCGCTTCAAGCGAGCAAAAAGAAAAACAATCAACGAACTAA